A window of the Vespula vulgaris chromosome 6, iyVesVulg1.1, whole genome shotgun sequence genome harbors these coding sequences:
- the LOC127064763 gene encoding exostosin-2, with the protein MVLPTRLSFKTIRLPYHYHNLFVVTLFLFTLIIILIAAYHVFKFGDTPQNSIYNAIVLTNINTLPTEVLSADSPAADITNSSCTYFNCFNVYRCGSRGNKPLVYVYPPKIYLDGSHKPITNQMTKEFYQILNALISSKFYTSNPHEACIFVPSIDTLNQNRLKLQEVSQALKTLPFWNGGENHLIFNMVPGSVPDYNTVLDVSVGKAMIAGAGLSTLTYRSGFDISLPVYSSFLTNFNRNIKIKRIWLLMSSQININSAFEQDLIELKSSFPKEILLLGPCLQYSPMNNTVRCAGKDVYKYPAVLQTATFCFVIRGARLAQSVLLEAMAAGCIPVIVADSLVMPFYGTIDWTRAAIFVREIDVLQVISILKRISQQRIIELREQGTWLYKRYFQSMQKITDTTLEILADRVFTNFARDYIYWNIPTHKDKISPLFLPLTAPKTRGFTAVILTYDRLELLFILINKIVKVPSLSKVLVIWNNQQKDPPHSSRWPKLTKPLKVIQTKENKLSNRFYPYDEIETEAVLSIDDDIIMLTTDEVEFAYEVWREFPDRIVGFPSRIHMWDNTTNCWKYESEWTNSISMVLTGAAFHHKYWNYMYTTAMPGDIKEWVDEHMNCEDIAMNFLVANTTGKAPIKVTPKKKFRCPECTNTEMLSADLTHMVERTQCINRFSSIYGTMPLQSVEFRADPVLFKDVFPEKLKRFNDIGSL; encoded by the exons ATGGTTCTACCAACGAGATTATCTTTCAAAACGATACGTTTACCGTATCATTATCACAATCTATTTGTTGtgactttatttttgtttacattGATTATCATATTAATCGCTGCATATCATGTTTTTAAATTTGGAGATACTCCAcaaaattcaatttataatGCAATTGTTTTAACTAATATAAATACACTACCCACTGAGGTTTTAAGTGCAGATTCACCAGCAGCTGACATTACCAATTCTTCttgtacatattttaattgtttcaaCGTATATCGTTGTGGTAGTAGAGGCAATAAACCTTTAGTATACGTATACCctccaaaaatatatttggatGGATCACATAAACCAATAACTAATCAAATGACTAAAGAGTTTTATCAAATCTTAAATGCTCTTATATCAAGTAAGTTTTACACTTCAAATCCTCACGAAGCATGTATATTTGTTCCCTCCATCGATACTCTCAATCAGAATAGATTGAAATTGCAAGAAGTATCGCAAGCATTGAAAACATTACCATT TTGGAATGGCGgagaaaatcatttaatattcaatatggTACCAGGAAGCGTTCCGGATTATAACACAGTTCTCGATGTATCAGTTGGAAAAGCTATGATCGCTGGTGCTGGATTATCTACATTAACTTATAGATCTGGATTCGATATCAGCTTACCTGTTTACAGCTCATTTCTAACtaatttcaatagaaatattaaaattaaaag aatATGGTTACTTATGTCGTctcaaattaatattaattctgcTTTTGAACAAGATTTAATAGAACTTAAAAGTTCTTttccaaaagaaatattattacttggCCCATGTTTACAATACAGTCCTATGAATAATACAGTACGCTGCGCTGGAAAAGATGTTTATAAATATCCCGCTGTACTTCAA aCAGCCACATTTTGTTTCGTAATACGCGGAGCAAGATTAGCACAAAGTGTTTTATTAGAAGCTATGGCAGCTGGTTGTATACCAGTAATTGTGGCAGATTCACTGGTTATGCCATTTTATGGAACGATTGATTGGACAAg agCAGCAATATTCGTTCGCGAAATAGATGTTCTACaagtaatatcaatattaaagaGAATATCTCAGCAAAGAATAATAGAATTGAGAGAGCAAGGTACATGgctttataaaagatattttcaatcaatgcaaaaaataacagatacaacattagaaatattagCAGATCGTGTGTTTACAAATTTTGcaagagattatatatattggaaTATACCTACTCATAAG GATAAAATTTCTCCACTTTTTCTACCATTAACTGCTCCCAAGACAAGAGGATTCACAGCTGTTATTTTAACGTACGACAGgctagaattattatttattttaatcaataaaattgtaaaagtgCCAAGTTTATCCAAAGTTTTAGTTATTTGGAATAATCAACAAAAAGATCCACCTCATT CTTCAAGATGGCCAAAACTAACTAAACCATTAAAAGTTattcaaacgaaagaaaataaattgtcgAACAGATTTTATCCATATGACGAAATAGAAACCGAAGCAGTACTTTCGATAGATGacgatattattatgttaaCGACCGATGAAGTAGAATTTGCTTACGAA GTTTGGAGAGAATTTCCAGACAGAATAGTAGGATTTCCATCTCGTATTCACATGTGGGATAATACTACTAATTGTTGGAAATATGAGAGTGAATGGACTAATAGTATTTCTATGGTTTTAACTGGTGCTGCCTTTCATCACAAG TATTggaattatatgtatacaactGCGATGCCGGGTGATATTAAAGAATGGGTAGACGAACATATGAATTGCGAAGATATAGCAATGAATTTTTTAGTTGCTAATACTACAGGAAAAGCTCCGATAAag gtgacaccaaaaaagaaatttcgatgTCCAGAGTGTACAAATACCGAGATGTTATCGGCAGATTTAACACATATGGTTGAACGTACACAATGTATAAATAGATTTTCATCAATCTATGGAACAATGCCGTTACAATCTGTTGAATTTCGTGCCGATCCTGTACTTTTCAAAGACGTTTTCCccgaaaaattgaaaagatttaACGACATTGgaagtttataa